A genomic region of Rhipicephalus sanguineus isolate Rsan-2018 chromosome 3, BIME_Rsan_1.4, whole genome shotgun sequence contains the following coding sequences:
- the LOC119385308 gene encoding uncharacterized protein LOC119385308, translating to MHEHGAFVTPIAPSATPARDPLRLLKANIDPMTHDIRDLTLQHTRYGLTVFAHSRDTLTNMRQAIADNAITCAALSIRIPDKRNPHLRFWGVDPDISTDEFIDRVRERNPQLQLDPQKCKVRASFRERSGTSAVIVEVDPDAFARIMSQQRISVGWTSDRVTEDLHLATLAYTPARLTKAISHCELPSASFSKHRVVVIATASTYLHARAKAREAEDTDNVPATDTEMGRGKRRRRNGHEMPDEPDLRSSPSPSSSTELEPGLHASALGTPPRFVSDDSPQSPQITPVPLLEAEHQSQQSSPVPPVQAEYEHGDRQPAFMAQHARLGSSLQIDTPVMHQSQESMRTPLVEARYEHGNCQPAFVRAQHARRGSSLQIDTPVMHQSQESMRTPLVEARYEHGNCQPAFVESHARRGSSLQIDAPVMFPDVQNRDRTYCTLTPSNQSTTFPPLQERPPALCAPQKAVKLNHRTRGASDDKIKGFITIWLKNAKIRQG from the exons ATGCACGAGCACGGGGCCTTCGTGACCCCCATCGCTCCTTCTGCGACACCTGCCCGGGACCCCTTGAGGCTTCTCAAGGCCAACATCGACCCGATGACCCACGACATCCGCGATTTGACACTCCAACACACGAGGTATGGCCTTACTGTGTTTGCTCACTCGCGCGACACACTCACCAACATGAGACAGGCCATTGCCGATAATGCGATCACTTGCGCCGCACTCTCCATCAGAATCCCCGACAAGCGCAACCCCCACCTACGCTTTTGGGGCGTCGACCCAGACATATCGACCGACGAGTTTATAGACCGCGTCAGAGAGCGCAATCCCCAACTCCAGCTCGATCCGCAGAAGTGCAAAGTTAGGGCGTCATTCAGGGAACGCTCGGGCACTTCGGCAGTTATTGTTGAGGTAGACCCCGACGCGTTTGCACGCATCATGAGCCAGCAGCGCATTTCGGTGGGCTGGACTTCGGACCGTGTGACCGAAGACCTCCACTTGGCCACGT TGGCCTACACCCCTGCCCGCCTCACAAAGGCTATATCGCATTGTGAACTCCCTAGTGCCTCATTTTCGAAGCACCGGGTGGTCGTCATAGCTACAGCAA GTACATACCTGCATGCAAGAGCAAAGGCACGGGAGGCAGAAGATACGGACAACGTGCCTGCTACAGATACTGAAATGGGCAGAGGCAAACGTCGCCGCCGAAATGGCCATGAAATGCCAGACGAACCAGATCTAAG GAGCTCCCCATCTCCATCCAGCAGCACGGAGTTGGAACCAGGCCTTCATGCAAGTGCACTTGGGACACCACCACGTTTCGTCAGCGATGATAG CCCCCAGAGCCCACAGATCACACCTGTACCTCTTCTTGAAGCAGA GCACCAGAGCCAACAGAGCTCACCTGTACCTCCTGTTCAAGCAGA ATATGAGCACGGAGATCGCCAGCCGGCATTCAT GGCGCAACATGCACGCCTTGGATCAAGTCTGCAAATTGACACACCAGTAAT GCATCAGAGCCAAGAAAGCATGCGAACACCTCTTGTTGAAGCTAG ATATGAGCACGGAAACTGCCAGCCGGCATTCGT CAGGGCGCAACATGCACGCCGTGGATCAAGTCTGCAAATTGACACACCAGTAAT GCATCAGAGCCAAGAAAGCATGCGAACACCTCTTGTTGAAGCTAG ATATGAGCACGGAAACTGCCAGCCGGCATTCGT GGAATCACACGCACGTCGTGGATCGAGTCTGCAAATTGACGCACCAGTAAT GTTCCCAGATGTCCAGAATCGTGACAGAACGTACTGCACCTTGACTCCTTCAAA CCAAAGCACGACGTTCCCACCACTGCAAGAGAGGCCTCCTGCCTTGTGTGCTCCGCAAA AAGCGGTAAAGCTGAACCACCGCACTCGTGGTGCTTCTGACGATAAAATAAAGGGCTTCATAACGATCTGGCTCAAGAACGCGAAGATACGGCAGGGGTGA